One Peromyscus leucopus breed LL Stock chromosome 4, UCI_PerLeu_2.1, whole genome shotgun sequence genomic region harbors:
- the LOC114685069 gene encoding olfactory receptor 8H1-like has product MNTWNHTNKPDFILMGLTDSKEIQLILSVLFLLIYLVTVLGNTGMMLIIWLDVQLHTPMYFFLTHLSFLDLSYSTTITPKTLETLLTANKSISFIGCFTQLYIFILLAATECFLLCSMAYDRYIAICKPLHYPVIMSSRRCLALLTGSYVIGAVDSSVTVLSMITLHFCKSNVIRHFYCDTAPLLSLSCSSTNEVEIIIFVFAGSTILVSLTTISVSYVSILSTILKINSTSGKQKAFSTCASHLLGVTVFYSTMIFTYLKPSKSYSLGKDQVASVFYTILIPMLNPLIYSLRNKEVKGAVVRLVKKRQGSRKLR; this is encoded by the coding sequence ATGAACACCTGGAACCACACAAATAAACCTGACTTCATTCTCATGGGGCTGACAGATTCCAAGGAGATCCAGCTGATCCTCTCTGTGCTGTTTCTACTGATATATCTGGTCACTGTGCTGGGGAACACAGGCATGATGCTGATTATTTGGCTAGATGTCCAGCTTCACACtcccatgtatttcttcctcacCCACCTGTCATTTCTTGACCTCAGTTATTCAACTACCATCACACCTAAAACCTTAGAAACCCTGCTTACTGCAAACAAGAGCATTTCCTTCATAGGTTGTTTCACCCAGCTGTACATTTTTATCCTCTTGGCAGCTACTGAGTGTTTTCTGCTTTGCtcaatggcctatgaccgctatatAGCCATCTGCAAACCTTTACATTATCCGGTTATTATGTCTTCACGACGCTGCCTTGCCCTCCTCACTGGGTCCTATGTGATTGGAGCTGTGGATTCCTCTGTCACCGTGCTTAGCATGATTACACTACACTTCTGCAAGTCCAATGTCATCCGTCACTTTTATTGTGACACAGCTCCACTTTTATCTCTGTCTTGCAGTAGCACAAATGAAGTTGAaataattatatttgtttttgctggttCCACCATTCTGGTTTCCCTTACCACAATATCCGTATCCTATGTGTCCATTCTTTCTACTATTCTGAAGATAAATTCCACTTCAGGAAAGCAAAAAGCCTTCTCCACATGTGCCTCTCACCTCCTTGGAGTCACTGTCTTTTACAGCACTATGATCTTTACTTATTTGAAGCCCAGTAAATCCTACTCACTGGGAAAGGATCAAGTAGCTTCTGTTTTTTACACCATTTTGATCCCCATGCTGAACCCACTCATTTatagtctcagaaacaaagaagtgAAAGGTGCTGTTGTTAGATTAGTGAAGAAGAGACAAGGATCCAGGAAATTAAGAtga